A genomic segment from Ornithorhynchus anatinus isolate Pmale09 chromosome 16, mOrnAna1.pri.v4, whole genome shotgun sequence encodes:
- the LOC120638890 gene encoding deleted in malignant brain tumors 1 protein-like: MEHFASCPYDFVEIFDGLPRTSLSLGKFCSGSPSGFTSSSSRMTVVFHSDSIITNTGFHAVYESIPWDENNVGSMDYTSAAASEDDSISADSVDVTTSAPSADYTYLVDYPTSEKHDIVSGIITLLLGMYQKYSEIMVLIS, encoded by the exons ATGGAACACTTTGCCAGCTGCCCGTATGACTTTGTTGAAATCTTTGATGGATTACCAAGGACTTCCCTCTCCCTGGGGAAGttctgttctgggtctccttcaggATTCACTTCCTCTTCAAGCAGAATGACTGTGGTGTTCCACAGTGACTCCATTATCACCAACACGGGCTTTCATGCGGTCTACGAGTCTATCCCTTGGgatgaaaataatgttg GTTCCATGGATTATACATCAGCAGCAGCCTCAGAGGATGATTCGATATCAGCAGACTCGGTAGATGTTACAACATCAGCACCCTCAGCGGATTATACGTATTTGGTGGATTATCCAACATCAG AGAAACATGATATTGTCTCTGGCATCATAACTCTACTGCTGGGAATGTATCAAAAATACTCAGAAATCATGGTTCTCATTTCCTAA
- the LOC114817368 gene encoding deleted in malignant brain tumors 1 protein-like, producing the protein MLTSDVKDVNHQMWRAQKKGNLLVSFCFSGISTHTEVSPVTTHSKTSGSFTLNVAADSDLPKGNAQLSCLPTGIRAIIDRGYLRKLGYSSWNVHLNDASCRPKVTKNYVVFNIPYGHCGTVKQERKGLTSYSNSIKNRIQPSQMILRQKVPQLHLTCHVDQTSVMEAALQVDGRGRNQQIGPTDYDVSISFFESPAFWGPGSQTHYYAGRRKDVFLQATLHTPDPNLVISVDTCLVSPDATDFTTVKYYLIQEGCIKDHTYTNFNSRLKNIALFKFNTFNFLNNYDVVYLQCKIVVCRAGDYFSRCYKGCVGHRKEETSSKKEKDFKIVGPVKIQKGVLKGTDRE; encoded by the exons ATGTTAACATCAGATGTTAAAGATGTTAACCATCAG ATGTGGAGAGCACAAAAAAAAGGAAACTTATTAGTATCATTTTGTTTCTCAGGTATTTCCACTCATACAGAAGTGTCTCCTGTAACAA CCCATTCAAAGACATCTGGATCATTCACTCTCAACG TTGCAGCTGACTCAGACTTACCCAAAGGAAATG CCCAGCTCTCTTGCCTGCCTACCGGCATCCGCGCCATCATCGACAGAGGCTACCTCCGAAAGCTGGGATACTCCTCGTGGAATGTCCATTTGAATGACGCATCGTGTaggcccaaggttacaaagaacTACGTGGTTTTCAACATACCCTATGGTCACTGTGGCACTGTAAAACAG GAAAGAAAAGGCTTGACCAGCTATTCCAACTCCATCAAAAACAGGATCCAACCCAGTCAGATGATCTTAAGGCAAAAGGTTCCACAACTGCACCTCACTTGCCACGTGGACCAGACATCTGTGATGGAAGCAGCATTACAGGTCGACGGTCGGGGGAGAAACCAGCAGATTGGGCCCACAGACTATGACGTGTCCATCTCCTTCTTTGAATCGCCAGCTTTCTGGGGTCCCGGGAGCCAGACCCACTACTATGCTGGCCGAAGGAAAGATGTTTTCCTCCAAGCCACCCTCCACACTCCTGATCCAAACCTGGTCATATCTGTGGACACGTGTCTCGTCTCTCCAGATGCCACGGATTTTACAACTGTGAAATATTACTTAATCCAGGAAGG GTGCATCAAGGACCATACCTATACTAATTTCAACTCCCGTCTCAAGAACATTGCACTGTTCAAATTCAACACCTTCAACTTCCTCAACAACTATGATGTGGTTTATCTGCAGTGCAAGATTGTGGTGTGTCGGGCTGGAGATTACTTTTCACGCTGCTACAAGGGCTGTGTAGGTCACAGAAAAGAAGAGACAAGCTCTAAGAAAGAGAAGGATTTCAAAATTGTGGGGCCGGTAAAGATTCAGAAAGGCGTCCTTAAGGGTACGGATCGAGAGTGA